The following proteins are encoded in a genomic region of Coffea eugenioides isolate CCC68of chromosome 6, Ceug_1.0, whole genome shotgun sequence:
- the LOC113773606 gene encoding glutamate receptor 2.2-like, which produces MAIEKLLPVSSNLLQLSHGENEREISNLGISKIGQKLLTELSHTKFSGLSGKFELVDGELKPLAFEIFNMIGTGDRTVGYWTPSRGISKILRSTSAKELKTIMWPGDTLVPPRGWAIPSSGKLKVGVPKKEGFTEFVKVQVDPLTNQPQLLPFKLDYEFVPFMNASGHRNGSYTDLLHKILDQTYDFVVGDITILADRAAFVDFTLPYTESGVVMVVKNKMSIDMWIFLKPLRWDLWLAIIVACIFIEVVLRIMERDQRNSTDAGSSMPRGQQVGLFVFPIAALAFPERNMVSNNWSRFVLVVWLFVAFILMQSYTAKLSSIFTVDQLEFSFSEEYYVGHQHGSFTRGFLINELHLNESKLRSYRRFEDYHDAMSRGSRKGGIS; this is translated from the exons ATGGCAATTGAAAAACTTCTGCCTGTGAGCTCTAATCTCCTACAGCTAAGCCATGGAGAAAATGAACGTGAGATTTCCAATTTAGGTATCTCCAAGATTGGCCAGAAGCTTTTGACTGAACTCTCCCATACAAAATTCTCAGGCCTGAGTGGGAAATTCGAACTGGTTGATGGTGAACTGAAACCTTTAGCATTTGAGATATTCAATATGATTGGAACAGGAGATAGGACAGTTGGATACTGGACTCCAAGTAGAGGAATTTCCAAAATATTACGGTCAACTTCCGCAAAAGAACTCAAAACAATTATGTGGCCAGGAGATACATTAGTACCACCAAGAGGTTGGGCTATTCCTTCAAGTGGAAAACTTAAAGTTGGGGTACCTAAGAAAGAAGGTTTCACTGAATTTGTGAAAGTACAAGTAGATCCTTTAACAAATCAGCCTCAA CTATTACCTTTCAAGCTCGATTATGAGTTTGTGCCTTTTATGAATGCAAGTGGACATCGTAATGGGAGTTACACTGATCTGCTTCATAAGATACTTGATCAG ACATATGATTTTGTGGTGGGAGACATAACAATTCTGGCTGATCGAGCTGCATTTGTTGATTTTACCCTCCCATATACTGAATCAGGAGTTGTTATGGTTGTCAAAAACAAAATGAGCATAGATATGTGGATTTTCTTAAAGCCTTTAAGGTGGGATCTTTGGCTGGCCATCATTGTAGCATGTATCTTCATAGAAGTTGTTCTCAGAATAATGGAGCGTGATCAAAGAAACAGCACTGATGCTGGCTCTTCAATGCCCCGTGGGCAACAAGTTGGCTTGTTCGTTTTTCCTATTGCAGCTCTTGCATTTCCTGAAA GGAATATGGTTTCTAACAACTGGTCAAGGTTTGTGTTAGTTGTATGGCTATTTGTGGCATTCATATTGATGCAAAGTTACACAGCGAAATTATCGTCAATTTTCACTGTTGATCAGTTGGAATTTTCATTTTCGGAGGAGTATTATGTCGGTCATCAGCATGGTTCTTTCACCAGAGGATTTTTGATTAATGAACTGCACTTGAACGAGTCAAAGTTGAGGAGCTACAGAAGATTCGAGGACTATCATGATGCTATGTCTCGAGGTAGCAGGAAGGGTGGTATATCATGA